A genome region from Arachis duranensis cultivar V14167 chromosome 6, aradu.V14167.gnm2.J7QH, whole genome shotgun sequence includes the following:
- the LOC107494730 gene encoding uncharacterized protein LOC107494730 yields the protein MFALTIQNACKQRRATKNVKLHIPPTLRKPYRVLIACSSPSSEDFLDIPLSEDEEDMGKRFPIHSPLKNMSEYKWEVGTLYVSREEFKDCATAYAVSSGRGLRFSKVDLRRVKVECVEGYEWYAYCGKSKHERSWQLKSCNNKHNCSRELKIGIMHAKWLSKVFLNKIAENPKIKLTTLMRKAYTKWNVELTKSKASRIKQFALDELQETYIEQYRRLYDYCHELLKTNPGSSVHLKVQRIPEFASERPVPGVDLRPRFERVYVMLDACRRSFMACRPMIGLDGCFLKTPYGGWLLTAMGWDPNDQILPIAYAVVKAETKDSWTWFLQHLCDDLGVDKIRTCTFMSNQQKGLVPTFKELLPGLTIGFVLDTCMQISRRDIQRSS from the exons ATGTTTGCTTTAACCATACAAAATGCTTGCAAACAGAGGAGAGCAACCAAAAACGTAAAACTTCACATTCCACCCACACTCCGTAAACCCTATCGAGTTTTGATCGCATGTTCTTCGCCCTCGAGTGAGGATTTTCTAGATATTCCATTGAGTGAAGATGAAGAGGACATGGGAAAGAGGTTTCCGATTCACAGTCCCTTGAAGAACATGAGTGAATACAAGTGGGAAGTGGGAACCTTGTATGTGTCAAGGGAGGAGTTCAAAGACTGTGCGACTGCATATGCTGTCAGTAGTGGAAGGGGTCTTAGATTCTCTAAGGTGGATCTGAGGAGGGTTAAAGTGGAGTGTGTGGAGGGCTATGAGTGGTACGCATACTGTGGAAAATCGAAGCATGAGCGAAGTTGGCAGTTGAAGAGTTGCAACAACAAGCACAACTGCTCCAGGGAGTTGAAGATTGGTATCATGCATGCCAAGTGGCTGAGTAAagtttttctaaataaaattgCTGAGAACCCGAAGATTAAGTTAACCACACTAATGAGGAAAGCATACACAAAGTGGAATGTGGAGTTGACCAAATCTAAGGCTTCTAGGATCAAACAGTTTGCTCTGGATGAGTTGCAGGAGACATACATAGAGCAGTATAGAAGGTTGTATGACTACTGCCATGAGTTGTTGAAGACTAACCCCGGGTCTTCAGTGCATTTGAAAGTCCAGAGGATTCCGGAGTTTGCTTCTGAACGACCAGTGCCAGGGGTAGATTTAAGACCCAGATTTGAGAGGGTCTATGTGATGTTAGATGCATGTAGGAGGAGTTTCATGGCTTGTAGGCCGATGATTGGGTTGGACGGCTGCTTCCTGAAAACACCCTATGGAGGCTGGCTCCTAACTGCAATGGGTTGGGACCCAAACGATCAAATCCTACCGATAGCATATGCAGTTGTCAAAGCTGAAACTAAGGACTCATGGACATGGTTTCTCCAGCATCTGTGTGATGACCTGGGAGTTGACAAGATTAGGACCTGCACCTTTATGTCTAACCAACAGAAG GGTTTAGTGCCAACTTTTAAGGAGCTTCTGCCTGGGTTGACCATAGGTTTTGTGTTAGACACCTGTATGCAAATTTCAAGAAGAGATATCCAGAGATCCAGTTGA